In Numenius arquata chromosome 1, bNumArq3.hap1.1, whole genome shotgun sequence, the DNA window AGTACACTTGGTCATCACTGCAAGCAGATGGGAGAGGAATCTCTTCAAAAGGTGATTTCCCACGTGTCGTGCTGGCTAGTCTGCTATGCCACCATGGATACTGGCACGTGCCATTGCATACCACACACCATTGCTCTTCCTAATTGGGAGCAGACGGGCAAGCCCATAGCACTTTGTGAATTTGTATCACAGCTCACTGCCTTCCTCTTGTTACCAGCCCCACATAATGTTCAGGCCACTGTTTAGGCTGAAAAACAATGTCTGTGATTAGTATCCGAACAGTAACTTACTCCTTAACTTAACTATCCCTTGTGGCAACTGTACAATTTTGCATGAAGACAGTGAATGATCTGCAAAATGCCTGGCTCTGGCTCATAAACCAAGGATCTATGTTGTGCCTCATTCCCTCTATAGCAAGTAAACCCTAGAGTAGATATGGCattatttaaactgtattttaatagctttatttAGTAGATACTACCACATAAAATACACACACTGTGTGCCCTAGGCCCAAAGTACTGAACATCTTTCTTCCAAAACGTTGTCCAGTAGCACTGGTGGCAATGGTCCAGAATGACCATTCAGGAATTCCACATGTCACAGCAGCTTCTTGATTGCACCCTTCACCCTGTGCTCACAGGCCCGTGCTCCCACTGGAAAGGAGATTAACAAAAACGCTCCCAATCCCAGGTAGGTGTTTCCATAGTTCCTCTCCTGTTGGGAGAGATGTCAAGCAGTGGCTCCCACTCGGCAGTGACTAGATGTCCTCCTAATCCTCTCGCTGTTCAGATAGCTTAAGGTGCCTTGTTCCACTTCCTCCACATTCAGGCACAGCAGGCTCAGCCGAGGTCCCACTTGTGACACAAACTCCACTTCACCGCACCGAAAATTTCTCAGCTGCAGTGGAGCTGAAGGGGAAAGATACAACCCATACCTACTCAGTACAGGGCTCCTGCTCTGTTCTAGCACACAGCTGTAGAAGTTGCTGGGGGAGGAAAGGCCTTGCAGCAGCTGCTTGGCATCTGCTAAACCTCAAAGGACAGCACAATTAATGAATCCAGCATGTAAAAGCAGATGAATGCATTTGGccagcatccctccagcttgGAGGAAACAGACATTTTACACTCTGAAACATTGTGAACTACGTGCTGCTCCCATAGCTGATGCACTGAGCTTTATATTTTTTATCACCATCAGCAACGTGGCCTTACAGACAGTGTTACATGATAGCCCAAGGATAATGTCTCCACAGCGGAGGATCCTCTGGTGAGCTTAGCAAATCAACCCCTGCAGCACCTGGACTCATACTCAAATGCTAGTGTTAGTGCAAGCAGCTGAGAAGAACGTCCCCTTAACTCAGCAACTGCGCAGTTGTGGCAGCATGAGCCCGGACATCAGCACCCACAAATTCAAAACTCTTCAAGGCTATAAACTCTGTAGCCATGGTGAGGAGTTTCAGGCCTAGTCTTGACTCTACCTGCTGTCCTGTCTAAAGTCAAAACCCACTTGATTTCAGAGGTCTGCACAGTAACTCTGGCTGGCCAGAACCCCATCCCATCCAAGGACAGGGAACCTTGCTCTAAAACAGAGAAAGTTTTGCGTGTAAGAGGCACAGAAATAAACCTGTACCTTAATATCAGGGATGGGAGGGCAAAAGGGGAATACTAATAAACACGCTCTCtcccaccaccactaccacacacacacatacaacccCCACCTCCTGCCTTACTGACACCTCAGAACAATTACTGTCCTGGTTGTTTAGCTGATATATTTTCCTCGAACTGTATATAAAATTCGAATGGAGAAGCTCCAAGTGTTCCACCATAACTACAAGGACAATTCAATActatttttaagtagaaaaatgTTGTGAATTTTATAGTGAAAATATAGTGAATTTTataatattatttctgtatttttgtaacCATGGTTCTGTTAAGACATGTCTCAGCTCTACACTACAGAATTCACAATTCCCTGGAAATCCTCCAAAGATCTTGCTTTGTGGGCAGTGAAGgttttccttccccagcctggtCAGACagctcctcccttccttcccacgCTAAATATTACAAAAGCCAACAGTGCTTGCTTACCAGGCTGCAGGATCTTGGAAGGCTTCCTGTCTAGGCTGAAATCCAGCAGGATAGGGCGACAGATGAGAGGACTCCTGCACAAGCTCCTTAGGTAGCAAGCAATGAAATCTTCAGGTTCCTCTACACACTGAGGAAGGAAGGGGTGTCTTGCCAGTGAATGtgcagagggaggcagggagccaCTGGAacccccacagcaaagagaaATCCAGTCCAGCTGAGGCTTGAGCCCAGCATGCTGCAATCGCTACCAGAATAACCCACTCACCCCTGTGCCAGTAGCTTCCCCGTGCTGAATGGACACTCTGCCCCTGTTCTGCACACAGTTCTGCAGAGCTTCCCACTCGAGAAGGCTCAGGCCCAGCATCGCTGCCACGTGCTGGTTCCTGCACAGCACAAAAGCTTCACCCGTTCCATCTTCCACCAGCACCCTATGGACAGAGCAGGCAGACTAAAATGCGGAGGGAGGTCAGGACAATGCCTGCCTCCCTCACAAGGGTCATATCCCAGACAACAGATCTCAGTAAAGAGAGAAGGAGGTCTGTTTACATCTGGGAAGACATGACAATTTTAGCTTCTGCCCTTGCTATTCTGTCCACATCCCATCCTTGATCtcattttcccctcccctctgtgGTGGTGTAATTTGTTCCCTCCTACCCACCTCTTTCCATATCCAATCTCTACAGCGCTTACCGTGCACTGGCTTGTCTCACTCCTGTGTGTGATGGACATGGTGGGCTGTATCGGGTGCACCTCCCCTGAAGGAAGAGTAAAGCTACAGCTATGTACGGGTGGGCataagaaagagagaagggaggggcCACTAACCCTCCCCTACTTAATTATGCAAAGGATTCAAGAACTTCACTGCATTTCCAATGAGGGTCTTGGGAAAACTTTGTATGGGGAGAAAAATGACCTGCTGCAAGGTGCTGAACCCCAACAGCAGCGAACATGGGAAAAGCAGAGCATTAACAGAGTAGGATTCTCCCCCTGCATGACCTTGCTTCATCCCCAGTCCTGGCTGCCAGCCTGCCTGATAGCTGATGCGCACTTCTAATCAGCTGTCCCTTTCTAATAAGCAAGTCCTTTTCAGACACTGGAAAAGAGGTTTTGGAATTGGGATAAGAACTCTTACTTCCTCTACATGAtagcaaagacaagaaaatctCTGTGGAAGCTTGAATACCTCTTTGAAGATGCTGCTGCAAAGCGAGCAAACCCATTGCAGGGACAGAGTCAGTACACAGGACAAGTGGCATAAAATCCGTGCCTGGGGCAGGTGAGGTTGCAAGTTGGATATAAACACTAGCGAGGGGGATGAGGTTTCTCCTGCAAGACTAGAGAAAATAGGAATGTGAGAAGCTTGGAACACAGCAACCTTTCTTGGGACACTGTAAAGTGGGAAGAGACACTGGACTCACCTTGAAGGAAAAGGTAGGTGGGAAACTGGTAGAGACACGATGCTTATGCAGCTGGAGGCAATGTATGTGCAATAAACATTATGGAATCTGTAATATGAAAGAGTCGATGTCAGAAAGAGCTCAGAGAAACCAAGCCACTCAGTTTTCTTGGCATGGCTGGGTTGGCCTTCATCTGTAACACAGTAGGAAAATAATTTGTAGCAAGGTATTGGGAGACATGCAGGCATGGGCAAGGGATGAGGAAAGTCCACAAGAGGAAAGGTCTAGACATGGTTTCAGTAAGAGAAGTCAGAGCTAGGGCCCAGATCAGGGCTCTAAAGACAGAGGTACCTGGAGATTTTGCGTTCCAAATTCTGGAAGAAGATCTTGGCTCCAGGTAGCAAACCCCAGAGATGCTGCAGGTAGGTGGCAGCAATGTAAACGTCCACCACAACAGGGGAGCCTGGAGCAACTGAGATGCTAAGCTTCACGCTGTGATCACTGGCTAGCAGACTCCCTAAGGAGGCACAGAATGACACACACCATGAGCTCACACACAGGTAGCATCATCTGTCACAGAGCTGGACCTGCTAGAGGTGTTTTCCCTCCCATCACAAACAGGCTATCGCTGTTCCACCTCACACATTCTCCAGGTACAGTATTCCCTTTCCCATCCCCAACACACATGCAGTGTACAGTTTCCCAACCCTCTGACAGGCAATGGGATGCAACATCCTGGCATAGTTCCGCTACTCTCAGATACAGGAGCACAGGTAGCCAAGTGTACTGTCTCTCTGAAACAGAAAGAAGCGAGAATCAATCTGTTGTTACCTTACAGGCTGTCACAATCTTACCTTTCTGCTTTTGAAGCCCAAGAGTCACAGATGGCTTCTCATTCTTGAGAGAGGCACACAAGGTCCTCTCTGCTATCTcaccagagaaagaaacaagggAACCTGTGAAACTGAGAGCAGACCAGGATTTCTGTCATGCCTGAAGACAAAGAGCGTGGAAGAAGGCCTGACTCCAAGATTGCCACAAAGGACAGGGTGGAGTGCTGTTGCTTGAGCCTGGTTTCAGAGGAACCTGCCTTTGAGCACCTGAGCTACTGGGCTGAGGGCAGCTTGCCCTCAGAGGCAGAATTAAAAGGGACAAGAGGCCCTTTTAACTTGCTTTCTACTTCTTCAGGCTCAgcagtgaagaagaaaaagagagaggcattACAGCCTTCCATCTGCTTAACTCctaattgtttttcttaattagcGAAAGAAGCCAACCAAAGAAAAACTCAGTTTACTATAAGGCACTGCTGAAGATTTCAGTGTGCTTGCATATCATCCCAGATTAAACACACTTTGAACAGAAAAGCTTCTAACCCCAGTATTTGTTTGAGCAAGTCATCCTAAACCAatcaaaaaccaacacaaaacctcACACATTCAGCCTTATTTTCCCtgctgcaccttttttcacttctgACAGAATTTAGCAGAGACCGTTGGAACCCAGTCCACACCATTAGTAGCTCAAACTTTTTCTGGACACCATTTTGAAGTTTTGTCACCTGCAATCCCTTTAACTTTGATAAACAGGATGGGGGCAGTCTGGACTACTTGCACATAGGAAGATTTCCAAACCATATTCCTAGGGTGGATAACTCATCTCTGTTTAATGTAGTATTGTCTCCAACAAAGACGAATGCAGATCTACTCCCTGAGGCACGGTCACATTCAATTTGGGGCAGACCAACATACCTGTTGCTAAGTACTTCTGGAATGGAGGAAATTCTCTGGTTCATGCCTCTCAGCACCGACCTGGCTGCCAGCTAGAAGAGGGGGAGACATGGATTCAGAGAGATTGTAGTTTATGGCTATCCCCAGCCAGAGCAGTAAGGACAAGCTCTGCATGCTTAGAGTCTTGTAAAGCAACTGATGCTTCTTCCCCAGATTAATTCTGAGGCAGGAAAATGTgaagcccagcagcagcctctgatgGAGCTTAGAGCAGAAGGGTCTCATCAATAAGACATTCTGTATTGATAATTTTCAGAGCTATTTCTGGAGAGATCTACAAGTCCCCTGTGAAAGCCCAGAGCAATAAGGCACTGCATACCTGGTGCTCACTCAGACAGGAGATCCATGTCTCATGCTGTAAGTGCCAGGTATCCTGGACAGGCAGGCACAGAGGGCAGGATGACCTGCTCAGGAACTTTGCTGGCACAGGTGGAAAACAGAGCTTGTCAAACACTTCCAAGTCCTGAGAGAAATAAGGCAAGGAAGAGGACtattaaaggaaggagaagaaagctaTATAGGAAAAAAGGGCCACTGAAGAACtgtggtttaaagaaaaataaaatccactgaACTCAGAGCTCTGAGAATTTTAACCAAACACAGAACTGAAGCTGCTCCTTGGCAAGACGGATGGGAATTCCAAGCCTTGAAAAGAGCTTAGTCACCCCTCTGACTCCTCAACTCCCACATGCAGTTCAGCAAAAAGTCTCTCGCAGGAAACAGCAAGACAACCTCTCTCTTACCGAGCAGCAAGGCACAATGAAGCGATACAGCCCATCCAGATGCAGAAATGGAAACCATCGTAGAGACTTCCCCATGAAGAGCAGTAGTgcctggcagggaaggggaggagagagaaagagagaaaaggtgatGAGAAATGTTGGGAAAaaggtagaaaatgaaaaatacagcaagaagAAAGCAAGCCCAGAAGAGAATGTCCTGCTTGGGAAGTAAGGTTAGCACCATCAAGGATAACCAAGACAAAAATCACTCTCTTGTTGATTAGGGATCTAGATTCTTAATTATCACACAAGCTCCTTGAGGAGCCAGCTCCCAGCCTTATCAAACCACCCCCTAAAACTGCCTCCTGCCTCACTTCTTGTCGTGTCATGCCCTCTTCTCCATCACAGCTGGTCTCCTCCAGTTCCGGTAGATTCCCAGTTTCTGTGGGGTGGCTCCAGAGCTGAGGTCTGCCCAGCCAGAGCACTGTGGCTTGGAAACTGCGCTGCAGGTCCTGTCCTTCTCCACCTTCTTCTCTGGGTAGTTGGTAATTGCGTAATATAAGACCCTCTTTCTGGGTAACCAAGAATAGGTGAGAGACACAGCTGGTTGTTCTAGTGTTGCTCTGGCCCTTCTCACAGTTCTCATCTCTGTGAGTGTCTGGCTTGGGATCCTCCAATTTCATCATTTTTGCTTCTGGGGTTTCCAGCTCATCCTTCTTCCTCAAAGAGAAGCTGTTTCCACTCCTAAGGGCTTTCTGGATTTGTCCTTCAGCAGCATGGAGAATCTGAACATCCTCAAAGTAGAACTGCACATAGACACTGAAATGACAAACGGTGGCAGTGAAACTCCCTGTTCCAGAGAGGGGGATGTTATAACAAGCAGTTATCTGGGAAAAGTACTTCTGGTGAGCGCCCCGCAGGTAATCAGCAGGAACAGTGGGAAAGGGTGAAGTAAAGGACAGCTACCAGGCTGGGTGCATTCTGAACAAAATTGAGATAGTGGGTTTGTTGCTGATAAAGATCTCCTTTCCTGCAAATAGCAAAGGACAGTTGCTTTGGCACTGAAATACTAAGCAGCTTTACCATAGTCCAAAATAGCTGTGAACTGCAGGGTGATGATTTTAATTGGGCACTGAACAAAGGGACTtgccttgtttttttctccctcacatGCTCCAGATTTGCCAGCTGCTTCCAGGAGGGAAAATCAGTCTGAAGGAATCTCTCCACTACAAGCTGGTAGTTTTCTACCTGCAAGAGTGATCCTGCAAACACGGCAGAGAAAGGAGCTGAGCTAATAAAAAGAGAATAGAAAACAGCAAGCTCAATTTCCTCATTTTACAGTCACAAGACCAGGCAGTGACAGTTCAGTATGTCCATACCCAGTCTCCTCTTCCTTGTTTTGGAGCCAGATGGCGGAACAGCAAAAGCCCAGCACTCTCAAATTTACCTTAGTGGGACATACCTATGAGAGCTGTATGGGCAAATGGGCTACCATCCTTATGGGATATCACGCAGGGAAGCGTGCTGCTCTTGTCCTGTAGCTGGAGGGAACTGCTCCTGGAGGAGACTCTCAGCACACCCAGTAGTATCTGCAACAGAAAGAAAGCTGCAAAGAGCATCAAACACTTCCCATCTTTGAAAGCCATGAATCGAAATGTGTATAGCAGCAGCCTGAATTCAGCCTGTGTTCAGCACACCACAGGTGAGAAAAGCAGTGTCATTCCCTAACAGGAGAAACAGGAATGCATCAGACAGGGTGCTGGAAAGCATGGGGAGGACCAGGAACTTTCAAAGCACAGACAGTACAGGGAATTAAGCACTTACCAGTCGGGGCTGGAAGCTTTCTGCTGAGAGTGTGCAGTAGGACCAGGCCAGTCTGCGATTCAGCTCCTGGGAGCCCATGTGCTGTGCCTCCAAGGGGGAAAGCAGTTGTGATGGACTGAAGCCTTCCCAGCTCTTCTGTTCTGCCAGACAACAAACTGCCGAGAGAGACGGGGCTTGGCATGGGGGGTTCAGGGTCaaatactaagaaaaaagaaagaaagaatgaaccaGCTGAATTTCTTCCCACCAGACAAACAGGAAAGAGCTCACAGAGCATTTACTCACCTTCTGCAGGGGACACTGGTGTATTTTTGCTAGGATTTCATTATAAatatctcttgctttctctctatCTGGCACCACAGCTTGCAGAAGGGGGACAACGAACTTCTCAGCAGCTCCAGGGTTTTGGTGCGTAGAGCTAAGCAACAGTCGACGGCGcccaaagaaacaagaaaacctgaaaaaaaatgtgacagAAGCATTAGCAATCCTCACTTCTTAGTGAGTTTTGCATGTAAATCTGAGATTCTTTCTGCTTGTTATGAGTGAATGTGCTGTGTAGGACAAGAACTAAGGAGAGTGCAAAAAGAACATGAAGTGATTAAAACCACGAACATTTAAAGGTGATGCAGATTTATGTCAGGCAAGCAGACAAGGAAcaggaaaatattcagaaatggaCAGACTGACAAAATCTCAAAACTCAAGTGgacaaaaaagccccacccaAAAATAATCTCCCTCTAAGTCACACAAATGGACAACCCTGCATATTGGCTAAGCTTCATATGATCGCTCATGTTAGGTATACTTGGATTTCTTTTACATTAAGCAAAAATCACAAGACAGAAACAATCACAGATTACTCTTGTTCCAATATTTtccttgtgttgtcttcctttcAGAAGTCTAGCTCACTGCTTTTGAATGCCTAGAAGTGATCACACTGCCAGtcaaaaaaaagtctaaataacAGAAGGTGAACTCAAATAAAAAGAGATAGGAACTAACTCACTGGAACAACTTTCAAGCAGTAGCAAGACTTAGCAATCACATTTAAAGGAAGTAGAAAAGCTAATAAAAACTGAAACTTGTAGCTCGTGTCATTCCTGGGGCAAAACTGAAGCTGTTTTATTGGAAAGCATGGTAAAAATTCCACAGCGTCAGTGAAGCACAGGAAGACTGAGCATTCTATAAACTGCTATTTGACTGCCTGagattaaatatatacattttagtttttaaagtcCAAGGCAGCAGTTACAGTGATCAACCATAACTATTCCAgaacaaacacaaatattttcactAACAGAACCCAGAAGTAAACCCAGAAACTGGCCCACAGCTGTCATGTGAACAAAGCACAGCCGTCAGGGAGAGCAGGAAGCCATCTGGAAGACCCAGAGGTAAGCATGTGTGGGAAAATCTGCTAAGACAGAGGCTCTCGAATGAATGCTGACACTACTGGCAATACTCGGAATATCTCAAAGTGATATGCTGAGCAGCTGTTGCTGCTCCTGTGAGCAGCCAGGACACAAGAGCCTTTATATTGCTTGTGATCTGATTGCAGCAGCAGTTTCCAGCTTCAGCCTCAGTGCCCACCTTGATTTGCCAAGCAAACCACATTGGCAGGCACGTATCCCTACAGTGCTTCCGTATTTCAGGACAAAACTTCCTACACAGAAGTACATGAGCTCTGGAGTGCTGCAGCTTCCCGAGAGCAGTGGGCTTACTCCATATGCACTGAAAAAACATACAGGATTTTCTCATAAGAGTAACTGCAAGGTTCAAGTAACTGGACATGATGTGAAATCTAGACAGATGGCTTGCTTAGGCCAGTAAACCAGAAGCAATTGCTGCTGCTATTAGTATCCAAGCACAGTAATTTTGTGAACCCTTGGTCTAGAAGACACCCAGGTGGTCTACAAAGCACATTTATGCATAGCCTGACTTCAGAAGAACTGTCCTCACCTCTCCTCAAATGTCTCCAGGAGGCTCACCAGCCAGAGGTAGACTGGCATACCAAGGTTGTAGCGGAAGAGCAGCTGTAAGTAGAGATTTCCTGAAGAGGCCGGTGGCTGGTAGGGAGTGCTGAGCCTTGAAAAACTCTTCAGCACAACAGTGCTGCTCAGGCAAGCACCAAGTACAATGAAAGGGAAGGATATCAGAGGCTTCTGCAGGAGGTGGACATCGATGAGCTGAGATACACAGACATACAACTTAAGAGAGGAGATGGCTGGTCTGCCACCACTCCCCAAAACCATCACCCCACCCTAAATCCTTTGTCACTCAACTGGATTGTCTATAAATCCAATGGGCCTGAAGGCCCTGAGAAGGCTTAGGGAGTAATCAGATAATAATCCTTTTGACTCTCATGATCAAGCCTAAACAGTAAGATCCCCAATTTTGTTCCAGATACTTGCTGAAATAATTCCAATGTCCTTATAGTCTTCTGTTGACCCACACACCCAAGAGCCACCCCCAGGGCCTGAGCCTTTTCCACTGAATGCTTTATGCTTCATAAGTCTCAACTTACCTCCACACACGCTCCTGGTCGGAGTCCACGTGCAGAGTTCAACAATTGCTGGTAAGCAAGGCACAAGCAGACTTTGTTATCCAGTAAAAAGAGACCAGCTTGGACATTGAGGACTTTTGTGACAGTTCCCTaaatagaaagcaaacagaaagttaCAGGAGTGTAAAGAGTCCCAGAACCTAGGCCTGAGCAATAgggaaataaattaatgatgAAAATAAGATGTTGCAGGCCAGCAGCTGAAACCCTAGAGCACAAGTGGGTGAAAGCTAACCCTACAAATCCTTACCTCATATGAGATGATCTTGGACTCTTTGGTTGATCCTGGCCTCTCCCCTTCAGCTCCCAGCTCCAAGGAATTACTGAGCTGTTCAGCAGTCTCAAGGGAAGAAGACTGAGTGGATTCTCCTTGCCAAGCACTGTCCAGTGGCGGCTCCCTCGCCTGCTCTGCACAGTAGGGCAGAAGGCAGGAAGAAGCACTAGCAACAAATATCCTTTGTCCAGATTTCTTCAGGCTGGACATACTCAGGCCTGTTATTGTGTACCTGTGACCCAACTGGAGGCTATGATGCCATGCCATCTGGTTGGGCTTCTAGAGCAGAGAAACCAAAAGTGACGTCAGCACCTCCTGCACTGGAAAAAGTTCTTCTTAAGCCCGATAACCCCACACAAAAAACCTTCTCCTTCAAGAGGACTGCCTCACACTCTTAGCAAAAGGGTGGTATCTGCAAGATGTTCAGGGACACTGCAACTGCATGAGGGAGGAGGGCTGTATTTCTGCAGGGCATAGAACTAGACTTCTTAACACACAAGGACTATTGTAGGctgcatggaataaaaaaaaaaaaccaacaaaaccaaaccaaacaaaactcagAGAATCACTagtaaaaggaagaataaatcaaACTGGGAAGCCAAGGGCAAGCTTCAAAAAATGAATCAACTAGTACATACGCAGATACAGACGGTCAATCTATGAGCAAAATTCCAAGGACTTACCTGCACCAGCACAGGGACCGAAACAGCTGAGGTGAAGcacttcagaaacagaaagaaaaatgtcttctggCGAATACAAAGGAGAGGCCCGAGTCTGGCCAATTCACCTGCCACTGTGAGCTTTGATTTTTTCTTCCATGGAATTCTAGAGGACAATTGAGGAGGCAAAGGAAATCAGAAATGAAAGAACTCAAAAATACctctaaagcaaaataaacaaatatacagCACGTATT includes these proteins:
- the CTC1 gene encoding CST complex subunit CTC1, whose product is MAEPNAVEQRWLQAARDFARRALPAREGPGGPELPPLDAVLRCLRSAGGGDLPLGYSFISISDLQHQQCMPCCSHLTWSTNEFKEWAHQGQDVLPMQSTLPRTYLMLVGYLTDGRQDDKEKLVDGCLYLKDSTGIIPCELLHFELEWLESLFLFPSWSYIPQTDQSAAGYVEILVDPVPVNLPEEVPDSIPVTYPTSAEPLLTSRIPWKKKSKLTVAGELARLGPLLCIRQKTFFFLFLKCFTSAVSVPVLVQKPNQMAWHHSLQLGHRYTITGLSMSSLKKSGQRIFVASASSCLLPYCAEQAREPPLDSAWQGESTQSSSLETAEQLSNSLELGAEGERPGSTKESKIISYEGTVTKVLNVQAGLFLLDNKVCLCLAYQQLLNSARGLRPGACVELIDVHLLQKPLISFPFIVLGACLSSTVVLKSFSRLSTPYQPPASSGNLYLQLLFRYNLGMPVYLWLVSLLETFEERFSCFFGRRRLLLSSTHQNPGAAEKFVVPLLQAVVPDREKARDIYNEILAKIHQCPLQKYLTLNPPCQAPSLSAVCCLAEQKSWEGFSPSQLLSPLEAQHMGSQELNRRLAWSYCTLSAESFQPRLILLGVLRVSSRSSSLQLQDKSSTLPCVISHKDGSPFAHTALIGSLLQVENYQLVVERFLQTDFPSWKQLANLEHVREKKTSVYVQFYFEDVQILHAAEGQIQKALRSGNSFSLRKKDELETPEAKMMKLEDPKPDTHRDENCEKGQSNTRTTSCVSHLFLVTQKEGLILRNYQLPREEGGEGQDLQRSFQATVLWLGRPQLWSHPTETGNLPELEETSCDGEEGMTRQEALLLFMGKSLRWFPFLHLDGLYRFIVPCCSDLEVFDKLCFPPVPAKFLSRSSCPLCLPVQDTWHLQHETWISCLSEHQLAARSVLRGMNQRISSIPEVLSNSFTGSLVSFSGEIAERTLCASLKNEKPSVTLGLQKQKGSLLASDHSVKLSISVAPGSPVVVDVYIAATYLQHLWGLLPGAKIFFQNLERKISRFHNVYCTYIASSCISIVSLPVSHLPFPSSLAGETSSPSLVFISNLQPHLPQARILCHLSCVLTLSLQWVCSLCSSIFKEGRCTRYSPPCPSHTGVRQASARVLVEDGTGEAFVLCRNQHVAAMLGLSLLEWEALQNCVQNRGRVSIQHGEATGTGCVEEPEDFIACYLRSLCRSPLICRPILLDFSLDRKPSKILQPEQGSLSLDGMGFWPARVTVQTSEIKWVLTLDRTAAPLQLRNFRCGEVEFVSQVGPRLSLLCLNVEEVEQGTLSYLNSERIRRTSSHCRVGATA